In Corythoichthys intestinalis isolate RoL2023-P3 chromosome 11, ASM3026506v1, whole genome shotgun sequence, a single genomic region encodes these proteins:
- the snx25 gene encoding sorting nexin-25 — MPTPSSTTTKQTGGSSSTGEGPMFASPTYSSLSSSFRFVPAFFLGVVAAVVFQLSWGGLSLTSFFLKLFIYVSFALLCFLAGSFVLLVRKSPLKVSRFDRHRRHSVQQLEFFNKLMTRFLAPAQDSNQSRRVVVSHNLDKALKEVLDYAYRDYILSWYIPLSRDEGQLYSMLSEDWWQMIGQLRCRLADIDLVNVVCYDTIRILHTHFTGLKAASARPDEGARPFALHPCLVSPESELAFLRCVARILLLCLLPQKDAKSHTLRCCLTEVITTKVLKPLVEVLSDPDSINRMLLSQMEQREQLAEQQKKAYTYAASYEDFIKLISTSTDVIFLKQLRYQIVVEIIHATTISSLPQLKKQKERKGKESAAMKADLLRARDMKRYINQLTVAKKQCEKRIRLLGGPNYENNEDGGTDDSDEPLSQKILLFDDILCNPSYRGHFRDYMERVDKRALISFWELVETLKTANKNEVAQIVGEIYQKFFVESREIPVEKVLLKEIQQSLVGNRGTQVFLRLQEQVAETMRERYYPSFLVSDLYEKVIRRDEQHCQSQCSTEEKEEGCRGLDAGEELCDEGSKGINEQASYAATKLRQLYDKLEYKRQALGSIQNAPKPDKRIVSKLKEEIGAMEREHCELQQHITRTDWWCENLGHWRANITTAEATEEGGETVACYSVCVNLAEGEEAVNSRWSVQRKLTEFHMLHRKLTECFPSLKKLQLPSLSKLPFKSIDQKFLDKSKTQLNTFLQRLLTDERLCQSEALYAFLSPSPEHLKVMSIQKKSSFSLASFLEKLPGDFFSHTEEEADDDSDLSDYGDETDGRRDALAEPCFMLIGEIFELRGMFKWVRKTLIALVQVTFGRTINKQIRDTVNWIFSEQMLVCYINIFKDTFWPNGILAPHVNVRTDAERTETKERAQQKLLENIPDALANLVGQQNARYGVIKVFNALQEASANKHLLYVLMEMLLKEVCSELRAEVDIE; from the exons ATGCCCACCCCCTcatctaccacaacaaaacagacTGGAGGGAGCAGCAGTACAGGAGAGGGGCCCATGTTTGCCAGCCCTACCTACTCTTCTCTTAGCTCCTCTTTCCGTTTTGTCCCGGCTTTCTTTCTGGGTGTGGTGGCAGCAGTAGTATTCCAGCTGTCATGGGGAGGCCTGTCCCTTACCTCTTTCTTCTTGAAGCTTTTTATCTATGTGTCATTTGCTCTACTGTGTTTCTTGGCTGGCAGCTTTGTTCTCCTAGTCAGGAAGAGCCCACTCAAAGTCAGCCGCTTTGACAGACACAGAAGACATTCAGTCCAACAGCTGGAATTCTTCAACAAGCTCATG ACTCGGTTTTTGGCCCCAGCGCAAGACTCGAACCAGAGTCGGAGGGTGGTGGTGTCACACAATTTGGACAAAGCCCTAAAGGAAG TGTTGGACTATGCCTACCGAGACTACATCCTTTCCTGGTACATTCCTTTAAGTCGTGATGAAGGCCAGCTGTACTCCATGCTGTCGGAGGACTGGTGGCAGATGATTGGCCAGTTGAGATGTCGACTTGCTGACATAGATCTCGTTAACGTGGTGTGTTATGACACCATTCGAATTTTACATACACATTTCACTGGCCTCAAGGCTGCATCTGCAAG ACCGGATGAGGGAGCTCGCCCGTTCGCTCTCCATCCATGCTTGGTCAGTCCGGAGTCAGAGCTGGCTTTCCTCCGCTGTGTAGCCAGAATATTGCTGCTATGTCTGCTGCCACAAAAGGATGCAAAGTCTCACACACTACGCTGCTGCCTCACAGAAGTCATCACTACTAAAG TGTTGAAGCCTTTGGTGGAAGTTCTTAGCGACCCCGACTCGATAAACAGAATGCTGCTGTCTCAAATGGAGCAGCGGGAACAGCTGGCCGAGCAGCAGAAGAAAGCTTACACCTACGCTGCCTCTTATGAAGACTTCATCAAATTGATATCAACTTCCACAGATGTCATTTTCCTCAAACAACTCAG GTATCAGATAGTGGTAGAAATTATTCATGCCACTACCATCAGCAGTCTGCCTCAGCTCAAGAAACAGAAAG AGCGAAAAGGCAAAGAATCTGCAGCCATGAAAGCAGACCTGCTAAGGGCCAGGGATATGAAACGATACATTAATCAGCTTACTGTTGCTAAGAAGCAATGCGAGAAAAGAATCCGTCTACTTGGTGGACCAAACTATGAAAACAACGAAGATGGAGGAACCGATGACAGTGATGAGCCTCTAAGCCAAAAG ATTCTGCTTTTCGATGACATCTTGTGCAATCCAAGTTACAGGGGACATTTCAGAGATTACATGGAGAGAGTTGATAAAAGAGCTTTGATAAGCTTCTGGGAATTGGTGGAAACGCTGAAAACTGCCAACAAG AATGAGGTGGCCCAAATCGTTGGAGAAATTTACCAGAAGTTCTTTGTCGAAAGCAGAGAGATTCCAGTGGAGAAGGTTTTGTTGAAAGAGATCCAACAAAGTTTAGTGGGAAACAGAGGAACTCAAGTCTTTTTGAGACTACAGGAACAG GTGGCGGAGACAATGAGGGAGCGGTACTACCCTTCCTTCCTGGTTTCGGATCTCTATGAAAAAGTCATCAGACGTGACGAGCAGCACTGCCAATCACAGTGTAGCACTGAGGAGAAGGAAGAAGGG TGTCGGGGCCTAGATGCGGGTGAGGAGCTGTGTGACGAGGGTAGTAAAGGAATCAATGAACAGGCCAGCTACGCTGCCACAAAACTTCGTCAGCTGTACGACAAATTGGAGTACAAGAGACAAGCCCTTGGTTCTATCCAGAATGCACCCAAACCAgataaaagg ATTGTGAGCAAGCTAAAGGAGGAAATAGGAGCCATGGAGAGAGAGCACTGTGAACTTCAGCAACATATCACCAGGACCGACTGGTGGTGTGAAAATCTGGGTCACTGGAGGGCTAACATCACTACTGCTGAA GCTACAGAGGAAGGTGGGGAGACTGTAGCTTGTTACAGTGTGTGCGTCAACCTGGCGGAAGGTGAGGAGGCGGTGAACAGTCGCTGGAGCGTCCAAAGAAAACTCACTGAGTTTCACATGTTGCACCGCAAACTGACTGAG TGTTTTCCGTCTTTGAAGAAGCTCCAGTTACCATCCCTTAGCAAACTTCCTTTCAAATCCATTGACCAAAAGTTTTTGGACAAGAGCAAAACTCAGCTTAATACCTTTTTACAG CGGCTACTTACAGATGAGCGGTTGTGTCAGTCAGAGGCGCTCTACGCATTCCTCAGCCCATCTCCAGAGCACCTCAAG GTGATGTCCATTCAGAAGAAATCTTCTTTCTCTCTGGCCTCCTTCTTGGAGAAACTTCCTGGGGACTTCTTTTCTCACACTGAG GAAGAGGCGGATGACGACAGCGACTTGTCAGATTACGGAGATGAGACAGACGGGAGAAGAGATGCTCTAGCTGAACCCTGCTTTATGCTCATTGGAGAAATATTTGAACTCAGAGGAA TGTTTAAATGGGTGAGAAAGACTCTTATTGCACTAGTCCAGGTGACATTTGGACGAACGATCAACAA ACAGATCAGGGATACAGTGAATTGGATCTTCTCTGAACAGATGTTGGTCTGTTACATCAATATTTTCAAGGACACCTTTTGGCCCAATGGGATTCTGGCACCGCATGTCAATGTACGAACTGATGCCGAGCGCACTGAAACAAAGGAACGAGCTCAACAAaaactacttgaaaatattccaG ATGCATTGGCAAATCTAGTTGGCCAACAGAATGCCCGTTATGGAGTCATCAAGGTCTTCAATGCCCTGCAGGAAGCTAGTGCCAACAAACATCTTCTCTAT gtCTTGATGGAAATGTTACTCAAGGAAGTGTGTTCTGAACTCCGAGCAGAAGTTGATAT AGAGTAA